Part of the Salifodinibacter halophilus genome, GGCACCGTCAAGGGCTACACCATCGGCTTCCTGCTGTCGGTGGTGCTGACCGCGATCCCGTTCTGGCTGGTCATGGCCAAGGTGCTCCCGTCCTCGGGCGCCACCGCCGCGGTGATCC contains:
- a CDS encoding cytochrome o ubiquinol oxidase subunit IV, which translates into the protein MTQSAHHDNAHDRAHDDHGHEEHDDYHGTVKGYTIGFLLSVVLTAIPFWLVMAKVLPSSGATAAVI